A single genomic interval of Bradyrhizobium sp. sBnM-33 harbors:
- a CDS encoding cupin domain-containing protein has product MNKVQLMAMAAIVAGAVLTPFAAPAQQAGVTRTDLQRHDLSAFGREAIQVRVDLAPGVAFGKHTHPGEEIIYVLEGQLEYQLGDKPPVTLKAGDVLFIPAGTPHSARNPGNVTGSELATYIVEKGKPLLTLLK; this is encoded by the coding sequence ATGAATAAGGTGCAACTCATGGCGATGGCGGCGATTGTTGCCGGAGCCGTTCTGACACCGTTTGCCGCGCCGGCGCAGCAGGCGGGGGTCACGCGCACCGATCTGCAGCGGCATGATCTCAGCGCATTCGGGCGCGAGGCCATTCAGGTCCGCGTCGACCTCGCCCCCGGCGTGGCGTTCGGCAAGCACACGCATCCCGGCGAAGAGATCATCTATGTCCTCGAGGGTCAGCTCGAATATCAGCTCGGGGACAAACCGCCGGTTACACTCAAGGCCGGCGACGTTCTGTTCATTCCAGCCGGCACACCCCATTCGGCCAGGAATCCCGGCAACGTCACCGGCAGCGAACTCGCCACCTACATCGTCGAAAAAGGCAAGCCGCTTCTCACATTGCTGAAGTGA
- a CDS encoding ArsR/SmtB family transcription factor → MVERNARLDAVFHALADPTRRAMLGRLAERELTIGELATPFRMSFAGASKHVRVLENAGLVKRTIRGRSHLCRLEAARLAEADAWLKRYERFWTAKLDRLEALLREEDRAKAKPKSKSVTE, encoded by the coding sequence ATGGTTGAACGTAATGCCCGTCTCGACGCCGTTTTTCACGCCCTCGCGGATCCAACGCGGCGGGCCATGCTTGGTCGTCTGGCGGAACGGGAACTGACAATCGGGGAATTGGCGACGCCGTTTCGCATGAGCTTCGCCGGCGCCTCGAAACACGTGCGGGTGCTGGAGAACGCTGGTCTCGTCAAACGCACGATCCGCGGTCGCTCCCATCTCTGCCGCCTCGAGGCGGCGCGGCTCGCGGAAGCCGATGCATGGCTGAAGCGTTACGAGCGTTTCTGGACCGCAAAGCTCGACAGGCTGGAAGCTCTGCTGCGCGAAGAGGACAGGGCGAAAGCAAAACCCAAATCAAAATCGGTGACGGAGTAG
- a CDS encoding carotenoid oxygenase family protein, producing MTAMFAKGFADLDREVAVESLPVIGTVPRWLSGALLRTAPAKFDLGRQTVNHWFDGLAMLHRFAFVDGKVSYANRFIRSANYREQRRSGRLSRGEFASDPCRTLFGRVLSRFLDKPTDNCNVSVNALGGSLVALTETTLPVRFDSETLQTLGHYEYGKQLGGQISIAHPHHDATRRCQFSYVVEFGRRSRYRLFRVADEDGAETTIAELPADRPAYMHSFAMTERYLVLAEFPLVVSPLRLLLSGEPFIRNYRWQPERGLRFQVVEKDSGRRIATAEAEAAFAFHHVNAYERGGELVLDLVTYPDPGIIDQLYLSRLRAGKPVDAVGSLSRYVVPLGTADRAARKHQITTTAIELPRIDYGRVAGESYRVVWGTGNRQPGNFLDSLVRIDVETGECTVWAEPGCYPGEPVFVAAPDAGNEAEGVLLSVVLDGRNDRSFLLVLDATRMTEIARAECPHQIPFGFHGNFFPTGNGGLILRNAHR from the coding sequence ATGACCGCCATGTTTGCCAAAGGCTTTGCTGATCTCGACCGCGAGGTTGCGGTCGAGAGCCTTCCCGTCATCGGCACCGTACCGAGATGGCTATCTGGCGCGCTGCTCCGCACAGCGCCGGCCAAATTCGACCTCGGCAGGCAAACCGTGAACCACTGGTTCGACGGCCTCGCTATGCTGCACCGGTTTGCCTTCGTCGACGGCAAAGTCTCGTATGCGAACCGGTTCATCCGTTCGGCGAACTATCGGGAACAGCGACGATCCGGCCGCTTGAGCCGCGGCGAGTTCGCAAGCGACCCCTGTCGGACGCTGTTCGGCAGAGTGCTCTCCAGATTTCTCGATAAGCCGACCGACAATTGCAATGTCAGCGTCAACGCTCTTGGTGGATCGCTGGTGGCGCTCACGGAAACAACCCTGCCGGTGCGATTCGATTCCGAAACTCTCCAAACACTGGGGCATTATGAATACGGCAAGCAGCTCGGCGGCCAGATCTCGATTGCTCATCCGCACCATGACGCAACCCGCCGCTGTCAGTTCAGTTATGTGGTGGAATTCGGCCGGCGAAGTCGGTACCGGCTGTTTCGCGTGGCGGATGAGGACGGCGCTGAAACCACGATCGCCGAATTGCCGGCGGATCGGCCCGCGTACATGCACAGTTTCGCGATGACGGAGCGCTATCTCGTCCTGGCGGAGTTTCCGCTGGTGGTCAGCCCGCTGCGGTTGCTCCTGAGCGGCGAGCCGTTCATCAGAAACTATCGGTGGCAACCGGAGCGCGGGCTGCGCTTCCAGGTCGTCGAGAAGGACAGTGGCCGACGGATCGCAACAGCGGAAGCTGAAGCGGCCTTCGCCTTTCATCATGTCAATGCCTATGAGCGAGGCGGCGAACTCGTGCTCGACCTCGTCACTTACCCCGATCCGGGTATCATCGATCAGCTCTACCTCTCGCGTCTGCGCGCCGGCAAGCCGGTCGACGCGGTGGGGTCTCTCTCTCGCTATGTTGTTCCGCTCGGCACCGCAGATCGCGCGGCGCGGAAACATCAGATCACCACCACCGCCATCGAACTGCCGCGGATCGACTATGGCAGGGTCGCGGGAGAGTCCTACCGTGTGGTCTGGGGCACGGGAAATCGACAGCCGGGGAATTTTCTCGACAGCCTTGTCCGGATCGACGTTGAGACGGGTGAGTGCACTGTGTGGGCAGAGCCCGGATGCTATCCGGGAGAGCCGGTGTTCGTCGCTGCCCCGGACGCTGGCAACGAAGCTGAGGGTGTGTTGCTTTCGGTTGTTCTGGACGGGCGGAACGACAGGTCATTTCTCCTCGTTCTCGATGCAACTCGCATGACCGAGATCGCTCGAGCGGAGTGCCCCCACCAAATTCCTTTTGGCTTCCACGGCAATTTCTTCCCAACCGGCAATGGTGGATTGATATTGCGAAATGCTCACCGCTGA
- a CDS encoding VOC family protein produces the protein MSDLKERTSTTSAETKAAPAVDLKLEVIVIPVSDVDRAKQFYAKLGWRLDADFAGPDDYRVIQFTPPGSNASVIFGKNVTPAAPGSAQGLYLIVSDIEAARNELLGRGVAISEAFHASGNVHVGSDEPYLFGRVRLSGPDPERGSYRSYASFSDPDGNGWLLQEVTARLPGRVDANATAFNSSADLASALRRAAAAHGEYEKRNGGQHDENWPDWYAEYIVREQAGQQQAA, from the coding sequence ATGTCAGACCTCAAGGAACGCACCAGTACCACCTCTGCTGAAACCAAGGCCGCGCCTGCGGTCGACCTGAAGCTCGAAGTCATCGTCATCCCCGTTTCCGACGTCGACCGCGCCAAGCAGTTTTACGCAAAACTCGGCTGGCGGCTCGACGCCGATTTCGCTGGCCCCGACGATTACCGCGTGATCCAGTTCACGCCGCCCGGCTCCAACGCTTCGGTTATCTTCGGCAAGAACGTCACCCCTGCCGCGCCCGGCTCAGCACAGGGTCTTTATCTGATCGTCTCGGACATCGAGGCCGCCCGCAACGAGTTGCTCGGCCGCGGTGTTGCGATCAGTGAAGCGTTTCACGCCAGCGGTAACGTGCATGTCGGTTCGGATGAGCCCTATCTGTTCGGGCGGGTCCGGCTGAGCGGCCCGGATCCGGAACGCGGCAGCTATCGCTCCTATGCCTCGTTCAGCGACCCCGACGGCAATGGCTGGCTACTGCAGGAAGTCACCGCGCGATTGCCCGGGCGCGTCGATGCTAACGCGACGGCTTTCAATTCGTCGGCTGATCTCGCGAGCGCACTGCGCCGTGCGGCGGCTGCCCATGGCGAGTACGAGAAGCGCAATGGCGGCCAGCACGATGAGAACTGGCCGGACTGGTACGCCGAATACATCGTCCGCGAGCAGGCGGGCCAACAGCAGGCGGCATGA
- a CDS encoding MarR family winged helix-turn-helix transcriptional regulator — translation MKLSDGLRTGSRDNSRDNSKASQKPKPAAGERRLGDFLCFAIYSANLAFGRAYKKGLDELGLTYPQWIAIVALWEQDGQTVSELGEKMFLESNTLTPILKKLEQMGYLRRQRDPADERQVRISLTEAGRRLREKGMHMNLVASTGLKPDEFARLQENVVTLRDNLIKATAEKTE, via the coding sequence ATGAAACTGAGTGACGGGCTCCGGACCGGTTCCAGGGACAATTCGAGAGACAATTCAAAGGCCAGTCAGAAGCCGAAGCCAGCCGCAGGCGAGCGGCGGCTTGGCGATTTCCTGTGTTTTGCGATCTACTCGGCCAACCTTGCCTTCGGGCGGGCCTACAAAAAGGGCCTCGACGAACTCGGCCTGACGTACCCGCAATGGATCGCGATCGTGGCATTGTGGGAGCAGGACGGCCAGACCGTGAGCGAGCTTGGCGAGAAGATGTTCCTGGAATCCAACACGCTGACGCCGATCCTGAAAAAGCTGGAGCAGATGGGCTATCTGCGCCGCCAGCGCGATCCCGCGGACGAGCGGCAGGTGCGCATCAGCCTGACCGAGGCTGGCCGCCGGCTGCGCGAGAAGGGCATGCACATGAATCTCGTGGCCTCTACCGGACTGAAGCCCGACGAGTTCGCGCGGCTGCAGGAAAACGTCGTCACGCTCCGCGACAATCTGATCAAGGCGACGGCAGAGAAAACGGAATGA
- a CDS encoding GNAT family N-acetyltransferase gives MSVRPDHPLDYPIWTALTTTQRALAEGDDRARRYPTEITPFAAIADASAESFAALAGLMSPQDIAVLFTPDPVNPPAEFRIALADTGEQMIVGTQVETPAHGVDIVTLGVNDVPDMIELTALTKPGPFNARTHELGTFLGIRIDGQLAAMIGERMKPAGYTEITAVCVHPSHRGRGYGRMLLSAISRQIVSRGEIPFLHVFTDNHSAIALYRRQGMEIRRRLHVRC, from the coding sequence ATGTCCGTTCGACCTGACCACCCCCTCGATTATCCGATCTGGACGGCGCTCACGACCACGCAGCGGGCGTTGGCTGAAGGCGATGACCGCGCGCGGCGCTATCCGACTGAGATCACGCCCTTCGCAGCGATAGCGGACGCGTCGGCTGAAAGCTTTGCTGCGCTCGCCGGGCTGATGTCGCCGCAGGACATCGCCGTGCTGTTCACGCCGGATCCCGTGAACCCGCCTGCCGAATTCAGAATCGCGCTGGCGGACACCGGCGAGCAGATGATTGTTGGAACGCAGGTTGAAACACCAGCGCACGGCGTCGATATCGTCACCCTCGGTGTCAACGACGTGCCCGACATGATCGAATTGACCGCGCTCACCAAGCCGGGACCGTTCAACGCGCGGACCCATGAGCTCGGCACCTTTCTCGGCATCCGCATCGACGGCCAGCTTGCCGCCATGATCGGCGAGCGGATGAAGCCAGCCGGCTACACCGAGATCACCGCGGTGTGCGTGCATCCATCCCACCGCGGCCGCGGTTACGGGCGAATGCTGCTATCCGCCATCTCCCGCCAGATCGTATCGCGCGGCGAAATTCCGTTCCTGCACGTCTTCACTGACAATCACTCAGCCATTGCGCTCTACCGGCGGCAGGGGATGGAAATCCGGCGCCGTCTTCACGTACGGTGTTGA
- a CDS encoding SRPBCC family protein has protein sequence MTESFVLQRETHIAAPRASVFAFLTDPEKIVQWMGSEAVTEMHPGGMYLLKGVGSATARGAFREVIPVHRLAYSFGWEGNEEVPPGSGLIEIDLIERDGGTLLRMTHSGLPTEATRDSHSKGWAHYLDRLTKVAVGQDPGPDRGPSGTRNA, from the coding sequence ATGACTGAATCGTTTGTGCTCCAGCGCGAGACCCACATCGCCGCACCCCGCGCCAGCGTGTTCGCCTTCCTGACGGACCCTGAGAAGATCGTGCAATGGATGGGCAGCGAGGCAGTGACGGAGATGCATCCGGGTGGCATGTACCTCCTGAAAGGCGTCGGCAGCGCCACGGCGCGCGGCGCATTCCGCGAAGTCATACCGGTTCACCGCCTCGCTTATAGCTTTGGCTGGGAAGGCAACGAGGAAGTGCCGCCGGGATCGGGCCTGATCGAGATCGATCTGATCGAACGGGACGGCGGCACGCTGCTGCGCATGACCCATAGCGGCCTGCCCACCGAGGCAACCCGCGACAGCCATTCCAAGGGCTGGGCGCACTATCTCGATAGACTAACCAAGGTAGCCGTCGGCCAGGACCCCGGACCGGACCGAGGACCGAGTGGCACACGCAACGCGTAA
- a CDS encoding adenylate/guanylate cyclase domain-containing protein, with translation MQLSPTLTWLVDAASASPGADRFLAELGTRLIEDGVPLAGGALTLAVPHPIVARRTWLWRAENGAVIEAVGFAPAGFGAAGDLSGDAGRSWLAGLAGGAVHEDKVSPGSDGPMLGWIGPQPFTQPESDRLRDAARFAAAPLAALSARATVTAALEAYLGKRSAARVLTGPLRREVGETIRAALLFADLRGFTALSEAEPPAAVIAALGAWFDCIAGAVHAFGGEVLKFIGDGVLAIFPVTGPSPRDACDAALRAIASAQAGMAHLGDARREQGLPPLSFGVALHLGEILWGNVGAADRLDFTAIGPAVNLVSRLEGLCRPLGRTVLISSALAAETTTKLIPLGTRTLRGIASPCAVYTVPDG, from the coding sequence ATGCAACTGAGTCCGACGCTGACATGGCTGGTAGACGCAGCCAGCGCTTCACCGGGCGCCGACCGGTTCCTCGCCGAACTCGGCACGCGCCTGATCGAGGACGGCGTGCCGCTCGCCGGCGGCGCGCTGACGCTCGCCGTGCCGCATCCGATCGTCGCCCGCCGGACCTGGCTATGGCGGGCGGAAAATGGGGCGGTGATCGAGGCCGTGGGATTTGCGCCGGCGGGATTCGGCGCGGCGGGGGATTTGTCCGGCGACGCCGGCCGGAGCTGGTTGGCCGGGCTCGCCGGCGGAGCGGTGCATGAAGATAAAGTGAGCCCGGGATCGGACGGGCCGATGCTCGGCTGGATCGGACCGCAGCCGTTCACGCAACCGGAGTCTGATCGCCTGCGCGATGCCGCCCGCTTCGCTGCAGCGCCGCTCGCCGCGCTTTCGGCGCGCGCGACCGTGACCGCTGCGCTCGAAGCTTATCTCGGCAAGCGGAGCGCCGCGCGCGTGCTGACGGGCCCGCTGCGGCGTGAGGTCGGCGAGACGATCCGGGCCGCGCTGCTGTTTGCCGATCTACGCGGCTTCACGGCACTGTCCGAGGCCGAGCCCCCCGCGGCGGTGATTGCCGCGCTCGGCGCTTGGTTCGATTGCATTGCCGGCGCTGTCCATGCCTTCGGCGGCGAGGTGTTGAAATTCATCGGCGACGGCGTGCTGGCGATCTTTCCGGTCACCGGCCCATCTCCCCGCGATGCCTGCGACGCTGCGCTCCGGGCCATCGCTTCCGCGCAGGCCGGAATGGCGCATCTCGGCGACGCACGGAGAGAGCAGGGGCTGCCGCCGCTGTCGTTCGGCGTGGCATTGCATCTCGGTGAAATTCTGTGGGGCAATGTCGGTGCGGCCGACCGGCTGGATTTCACGGCGATCGGCCCCGCGGTCAATCTGGTGAGCCGGCTGGAAGGGCTTTGTCGGCCGCTTGGCCGAACGGTGCTGATATCAAGCGCACTCGCCGCAGAAACCACCACAAAACTGATCCCGCTGGGAACGCGTACGCTGCGCGGCATTGCGTCTCCCTGCGCCGTGTACACCGTACCGGACGGCTAG
- a CDS encoding nuclear transport factor 2 family protein, giving the protein MFTASSLTTAAPCGQMSTAQDDNKRVVTEAFHRWAAGGTSFFNEVLAENVVWRIKGSSPGAGEFEGREAFLERAVRPFAARLSTPVRPTAVRVFADGDHVIAHWEGSGIARDGRGYSNSYAWIFRMHDGKATEVTAYLDLVPYEDVLRRILAPQQ; this is encoded by the coding sequence ATGTTCACCGCTTCCAGCCTGACCACGGCTGCTCCCTGTGGTCAGATGAGTACGGCGCAAGATGACAACAAGCGCGTGGTCACCGAAGCCTTTCATCGCTGGGCGGCGGGTGGAACGTCCTTCTTCAACGAGGTGCTCGCCGAGAATGTCGTCTGGAGGATCAAAGGATCGAGTCCAGGGGCCGGGGAGTTCGAGGGACGTGAGGCCTTTCTGGAGCGAGCCGTCCGTCCATTCGCGGCGAGATTGTCCACGCCCGTGCGTCCAACAGCCGTGCGGGTCTTTGCCGATGGCGATCATGTGATCGCTCACTGGGAGGGGAGCGGGATCGCCCGCGACGGCAGGGGCTACAGCAACAGCTATGCCTGGATCTTCCGCATGCACGACGGAAAGGCGACGGAGGTGACGGCCTATCTCGACCTCGTGCCGTACGAGGATGTCCTGCGGCGCATTCTCGCGCCTCAGCAGTAA
- a CDS encoding Atu4866 domain-containing protein has protein sequence MLGLIFVRGPWAAVASGEAAPASKPEQQSMEKTMTQHPYIGMWVTDGGHIRHELLPNGRYDEARGTRKSAYQGRYEIKGDHIDYWDDTGFTADGRFVDKDTLHHGGMIFRRQ, from the coding sequence ATGCTGGGATTGATTTTTGTCCGCGGACCATGGGCGGCTGTCGCTTCCGGCGAGGCCGCCCCAGCCAGTAAACCCGAACAGCAATCCATGGAGAAAACAATGACGCAGCATCCCTATATTGGCATGTGGGTGACCGATGGCGGCCACATTCGCCACGAGCTTCTTCCAAACGGCCGCTACGACGAAGCCCGCGGCACGCGCAAGAGCGCCTACCAAGGCCGCTACGAGATCAAGGGCGACCACATCGACTACTGGGACGACACCGGCTTTACCGCCGACGGCAGGTTCGTCGACAAGGATACGCTCCATCATGGTGGGATGATCTTTCGCCGCCAGTAG
- a CDS encoding MFS transporter — translation MTNSHYRWVIVAAGGLLGCVAIGGMFSLPVFLQPIARDTGWSVTGVSSAMTIGFLAMAFTSMVWGTLSDRLGPLPVVLTGSVVLGASLGLASLATSLVVFQFIFGLMVGGATAAIFAPMMACVTSWFDTHRSLAVSLVSAGMGMAPMTMSPLAAWLVSNHDWRTSMQIVALVVAAIMIPVSLLVRRAPALESAASMPSSGLAEPEMTLAQALRSPQFVILLLTNFFCCATHSGPIIHTVSYAISCGIPMIAAVTIYSIEGLAGMGGRIAFGLLGDRFGAKRVLVFGLLAQAFGALGYVFVRDLAAFYAVAALFGFLYAGTMPLYAVLVRENFPLRMMGTVIGGTAMAGSLGMATGPLAGGLIYDTFASYAWLYIGSWIMGLGAFLIMMTFRPMPAARPVPTPVPA, via the coding sequence ATGACCAATTCGCATTATCGCTGGGTGATTGTCGCGGCCGGAGGCCTGCTTGGCTGTGTCGCGATCGGCGGCATGTTTTCGCTGCCGGTGTTTTTGCAGCCAATCGCGCGGGATACCGGCTGGTCGGTAACCGGCGTATCCAGTGCGATGACGATCGGTTTCCTCGCGATGGCCTTCACCAGCATGGTCTGGGGCACCTTGTCCGACCGGCTGGGGCCGCTGCCGGTGGTGCTGACCGGCTCGGTCGTACTCGGGGCAAGCCTGGGGCTGGCAAGCCTTGCGACCTCGCTCGTCGTATTTCAATTCATTTTCGGGCTAATGGTCGGCGGTGCCACGGCTGCGATCTTCGCGCCGATGATGGCTTGCGTGACCAGCTGGTTCGATACCCATCGCAGCCTTGCGGTTTCGCTGGTTTCGGCCGGCATGGGCATGGCGCCGATGACGATGTCACCGCTCGCAGCCTGGCTGGTCTCGAATCATGATTGGCGCACCTCGATGCAGATCGTGGCGCTCGTCGTTGCCGCGATCATGATTCCGGTTTCGCTGCTGGTACGCCGCGCGCCGGCGCTCGAGAGCGCGGCGTCCATGCCATCAAGCGGGCTGGCAGAACCGGAGATGACGCTGGCGCAGGCGCTGCGCTCGCCGCAATTCGTCATTCTGTTGCTGACGAATTTCTTCTGCTGCGCCACGCATTCGGGCCCGATCATCCATACCGTGAGCTACGCCATCAGTTGTGGCATCCCGATGATTGCCGCCGTCACCATCTACAGCATCGAGGGCCTCGCGGGGATGGGCGGCCGCATCGCCTTCGGCCTGCTCGGCGATCGCTTTGGCGCCAAGCGCGTGCTCGTCTTTGGTTTGCTGGCGCAGGCATTCGGCGCACTCGGTTACGTCTTCGTGCGCGATCTCGCCGCGTTCTATGCGGTCGCCGCGCTATTCGGCTTCCTCTACGCCGGCACCATGCCGCTCTATGCTGTTCTCGTGCGCGAAAACTTTCCGCTGCGCATGATGGGCACCGTGATCGGTGGCACCGCGATGGCCGGCAGCCTCGGCATGGCGACGGGACCCTTGGCCGGCGGTTTGATCTACGACACGTTTGCCAGCTACGCCTGGCTCTATATCGGCTCGTGGATCATGGGGCTCGGCGCATTCCTGATCATGATGACGTTCCGGCCGATGCCGGCGGCGCGGCCCGTGCCCACGCCGGTGCCGGCGTGA
- a CDS encoding arginase family protein: protein MRATSNRLTVIGAPTSAGAYAPGQEKAPEAFRRHGLIPALERVGWQVRDMGDISYFRWRPDPGNPTSMNLGAVREAAGAVSRHVARAMVDGEAALVLGGDCTVELGVVAGTLTDDASVGLIYIDGDADLNVPETAEGSLDWTGIAHMLDLPGALPDLSGLASRRPMLSPSEVLLFGAHEVTAPESRTIAINDIRHIVLAEIKADPVAAAEQARAWGRRFDRLLVHIDIDVLAFTSFPIAENVRYGARGTGLELEELGKILDVLLAAPNWRGLTIAELNPDHAPDETAAFGSLIAMLTQALAPVAAADR from the coding sequence GTGCGAGCTACGAGCAACCGCCTAACCGTTATCGGAGCGCCGACGAGCGCCGGGGCATATGCCCCTGGCCAGGAGAAAGCACCCGAAGCATTTCGACGCCATGGATTGATTCCCGCCTTGGAGCGGGTCGGATGGCAAGTGCGTGATATGGGCGACATTTCCTATTTTCGTTGGCGTCCGGACCCCGGCAATCCGACTTCAATGAACCTGGGAGCCGTGCGTGAAGCCGCGGGAGCCGTCTCCCGGCACGTCGCGCGCGCTATGGTGGATGGCGAGGCGGCGCTCGTCCTTGGCGGTGACTGCACCGTCGAGCTAGGAGTCGTTGCCGGCACGCTGACCGACGATGCTTCAGTTGGATTGATCTATATCGATGGTGACGCAGATCTCAACGTGCCAGAAACCGCCGAAGGTTCACTTGACTGGACTGGCATCGCCCACATGCTTGACCTGCCCGGCGCGCTTCCTGACCTGAGCGGTCTTGCGTCGAGACGGCCAATGCTTAGTCCGTCCGAGGTGTTGCTATTCGGCGCTCATGAGGTCACAGCGCCCGAGTCAAGAACGATCGCCATCAATGACATTAGACACATTGTCCTGGCGGAGATCAAAGCAGACCCGGTGGCTGCAGCCGAACAGGCAAGGGCCTGGGGACGCCGGTTTGATCGCCTGCTCGTTCATATCGACATTGATGTGCTTGCGTTCACATCGTTTCCGATTGCCGAGAACGTCCGCTACGGAGCGCGCGGTACCGGTCTCGAGTTGGAGGAGCTTGGTAAAATACTTGATGTCCTCCTGGCTGCACCGAACTGGCGCGGACTCACGATAGCCGAGTTGAATCCAGATCACGCACCTGATGAGACCGCCGCATTTGGCAGCCTCATTGCTATGCTGACGCAGGCACTCGCACCCGTTGCAGCCGCCGATAGGTAG
- a CDS encoding aldo/keto reductase, whose product MTSLDHYRLLGRSGLRVSPIALGTMTFGSDWGWGADAGEARRIFDLYVDRGGNFVDTAVNYTDGASERIVGEFIKDKRDRIVLATKFTMAREPGNPNSGGNHRLNMLRSVEQSLRQLNTDRIDLLYLHGWDMTTQCDEVMRGLDDLVRSGKIHYVGICNTPAWRISQMQTIADLRGWSAFVALQIEYSLVERTVEHELIPMAEALGMGVLPWSPLGGGVLTGKYARSDIADSRDASISPTRKGVIASSGHLNERSIEIADVVRAVAEEVGASPSQVAIAWTLANPAVTSPVMGARTFAQAEDNLGALGIALSPDHLDRLNQASASDPIFPIRFVGRPMVRQLIFGGASVALRDRS is encoded by the coding sequence ATGACGTCTCTGGATCATTACCGTCTGCTCGGACGGTCCGGACTGCGGGTATCCCCGATCGCGCTCGGCACGATGACCTTTGGTTCGGACTGGGGCTGGGGCGCCGACGCGGGCGAGGCACGTCGGATCTTCGATCTTTACGTCGATCGCGGTGGCAACTTCGTCGATACCGCCGTGAACTACACCGACGGCGCCTCCGAGCGCATCGTCGGCGAGTTCATCAAGGACAAGCGCGACCGTATCGTGCTCGCGACCAAATTCACCATGGCGCGCGAACCGGGCAACCCCAACTCGGGAGGCAACCACCGGCTCAATATGCTGCGATCGGTGGAGCAGAGCCTGCGGCAACTCAACACCGACCGTATCGACTTGCTCTACCTGCACGGCTGGGACATGACCACGCAGTGCGATGAGGTGATGCGGGGGCTCGACGATCTGGTGCGATCAGGCAAGATCCACTACGTCGGCATCTGCAATACGCCGGCCTGGCGCATTTCCCAGATGCAAACAATCGCCGATCTCCGCGGCTGGTCAGCTTTCGTGGCGCTGCAGATCGAATACAGCCTGGTCGAGCGCACGGTCGAGCACGAGCTCATTCCGATGGCAGAAGCGCTCGGCATGGGCGTGCTGCCCTGGTCGCCGCTCGGCGGCGGCGTATTGACCGGCAAGTACGCGCGGTCGGATATCGCGGACTCGCGCGACGCAAGCATCTCACCGACGCGCAAGGGTGTCATTGCGTCGTCCGGCCACCTCAATGAGCGGTCCATTGAAATCGCCGATGTGGTCCGCGCTGTGGCCGAGGAAGTCGGCGCGAGCCCGTCTCAGGTGGCGATCGCCTGGACGCTTGCGAACCCCGCCGTTACGTCGCCTGTCATGGGTGCGCGCACATTTGCCCAGGCAGAGGACAATCTCGGTGCCCTCGGGATCGCGCTGTCGCCTGACCACCTCGATCGGCTCAATCAGGCCAGCGCGTCCGACCCGATTTTTCCCATCCGCTTCGTCGGCCGTCCCATGGTTCGGCAGCTCATCTTCGGTGGGGCATCCGTCGCCCTGCGGGATCGAAGTTAA